In Janthinobacterium agaricidamnosum NBRC 102515 = DSM 9628, the DNA window ATTGCCAGCGCTTGCCGCCGAGCCGGCGCACCATGCCGTTGGTGCTGGTCACTGCCAGCGGGATCAGCAGGATGAAGGCGATGAAACCGACCGTGATGAACGGCCGTTTCAGCACGTCGGCCCACATTTCGGCGATATCGAAGAAATGGTCGAACCACAGGAACGTGGTGAAGTGCAGCGCGCCATAAAAGAACGCGAACAGTCCCAGCATGCGGCGCAGCTTGATCAGCCAGTTCCATTTCGCGATGCGGCGCAGCGGCGTCACCGCCAGGCTGATGCACAGGAAATACAGCGTCCAGTCGCCGGTGCCGCGGGTGATGAATTCCAGCGGCTCGACCAGTTGGCCGGTGTAGCTGAGCCACACCATGCGCACAAAGGGAATGAGCGCCAGCACGAAGATGACGGCTTTCAGCAAGCTGAGTTGTTTGGGCGCTGGAGTAAATGGCATGGCGGCGGCTACCTGGGCTGGCTGATTTAGAAAAATTTCTTCAAGTCCATTCCCGTATACAGGGAAGCGACATCGTTATAACCGTTAAACATCAAGGTCTTGCGTTTGCGGTTGAAGAAACCGTCTTCGCCGATGCGCCGTTCGGACGCCTGCGACCAACGCGGATGGTCGACATTCGGATTGACGTTGGAATAAAAGCCATATTCCGCCGGCGCCACGGTATTCCAGGCGGTTTTCGGCTGGTCCTTGACAAAGCGGATCTTGACGATCGACTTGGCCGACTTGAAGCCATATTTCCACGGCAATTCCATGCGTACCGGCGCGCCATTTTGATTCGGCAAGACTTCGCCATACATGCCGAAAGTCAGCAAGGCCAGCGGATGGTTCGCTTCATCGATGCGCAAGCCCTCGACATATGGCCAGGTCAGCACGCGGCTGCCGATGCCGGGCATTTGTTTCTTGTCGGCCAGCGTGACGAATTCCACATATTTGGCATTGCCGGTCGGCTCGACTTTCTTGATCAATTCGGACAGCGAATAACCGATCCACGGGATCACCATCGACCAGCCTTCGACGCAGCGCATGCGGTAGACGCGCTCTTCCAGCGGCGCGATCTTCATCAGCCCATCCAGGTCCAGCACCATCGGCTTCTTGACTTCGCCTTCGATCGACACAGTCCACGGACGCGTCTTCAAGGTGCCGGCGTTTTGCGCCGGATCGGCCTTGTCGGTGCCGAACTCGTAGTAATTATTGTAGGTGCTGGCGTCTTTGTAGGGGGTCTGCTTGTCCAGCGCCGAATAGGCCGGATTCAGTCTGGCGGCCAGTTTCGGGTTGCCGGCGGTTTGCGCAAACGCCTCGCGGCTGGCCATTTCCAGCAAGCCGGCGCCGGCGATCGAGCCGGCCGCCACCTGCTTGATGAAGCTGCGGCGCGACTCGAACACCGCGCGCGGCGTGATTTCTGAAGAGAACGGCAATTCAATGCCGTTGGGACTACGTTTAATCAACATGGCAACTCCGGGACAGAAAGACAAACAGTGAATAACTGGGTGAATGGGTCTTGGACCTCATACCTTGGTCTGTCCAGGACCCAGTAACCTTACACCATCCGTCAAATTTCCGCAGTTGCCTTTTTAATGATTAAAGTTTTCCGTAAGAATGCAAGCCGGACAGGAACATATTAACGCCCAGGAAAGCAAAGGTCGTCACCAGCAAGCCGACCAAGGCCCACCACGCCGCCGGACGGCCACGCAAGCCCGTCATCAGCCGCATGTGCAGCCAGGCCGCGTAATTGAGCCAGACGATCAGCGCCCAGGTTTCCTTCGGATCCCACGACCAGTAGCCGCCCCACGCTTCGGCGGCCCACAGCGCCCCCAGGATGGTCGCTACCGTGAAGAAAGCGAAGCCGACCGAAATCGCCTTGTACATCACGTCGTCCAGCACTTCCAGGTCCGGCAAGCGGTCGACCAGGTAGCCGCTCGACTTCAGCAGATAGGCCGAAGCCACCATCGCCGACAGCGCGAACGTGCCGTAACCGATGAAGTTGGCCGGCACGTGGATTTTCATCCACCAGCTTTGCAGCGCCGGCACCAGCGGCTGGATATCGGCGGCGTCGCGGGTGACGGTGTACCACATCAGGAAACCGACGGCCGCGCTGATCACCAGCATGACGAAGGCGCCCAGCTGGCGGGTCTGGTAATGTTGTTCGTAATACAGGTAGAACATCGCGGTGATCAGCGAAAACAGGATGAATACTTCATACAGGTTCGACACCGGGATGTGGCCGACGTCGGCGCCGATCAGATACGATTCATACCAGCGCACCAGCATGCCGGTAATGCCCAGCACCACGCCGGCCCAGCACAGCCTGGAGCCGACCGAGGCGCCGAAATCCGAACGGGTCACCAGGCCGATCCAGTAAAACAGCGTCGACAGCACGAACATGGTGGCCATCCACAAGATCGCCGACTGGCTGGAGATCAGGTATTTCAGGAAGAATTTCTGGTTAGCCATTTCAAGATTGCCGCTGTACAGCGAAATCGCGAACAGCGCCAGCAGCGCC includes these proteins:
- a CDS encoding sulfite oxidase heme-binding subunit YedZ, which encodes MPFTPAPKQLSLLKAVIFVLALIPFVRMVWLSYTGQLVEPLEFITRGTGDWTLYFLCISLAVTPLRRIAKWNWLIKLRRMLGLFAFFYGALHFTTFLWFDHFFDIAEMWADVLKRPFITVGFIAFILLIPLAVTSTNGMVRRLGGKRWQWLHRLIYVIAPLGILHFWWMKAGKHNFAQPILFGLIVALLLAIRVYYSRAKKAAVTPA
- the msrP gene encoding protein-methionine-sulfoxide reductase catalytic subunit MsrP is translated as MLIKRSPNGIELPFSSEITPRAVFESRRSFIKQVAAGSIAGAGLLEMASREAFAQTAGNPKLAARLNPAYSALDKQTPYKDASTYNNYYEFGTDKADPAQNAGTLKTRPWTVSIEGEVKKPMVLDLDGLMKIAPLEERVYRMRCVEGWSMVIPWIGYSLSELIKKVEPTGNAKYVEFVTLADKKQMPGIGSRVLTWPYVEGLRIDEANHPLALLTFGMYGEVLPNQNGAPVRMELPWKYGFKSAKSIVKIRFVKDQPKTAWNTVAPAEYGFYSNVNPNVDHPRWSQASERRIGEDGFFNRKRKTLMFNGYNDVASLYTGMDLKKFF
- the ccsB gene encoding c-type cytochrome biogenesis protein CcsB, with the protein product MELTQKQTYSQAPGFFKSLTLLDWLYGAVLLGGSLFGLSNYGAFMDIYEKAILLAAAPTFAWLGWTWKPVRWLLPLSALLALFAISLYSGNLEMANQKFFLKYLISSQSAILWMATMFVLSTLFYWIGLVTRSDFGASVGSRLCWAGVVLGITGMLVRWYESYLIGADVGHIPVSNLYEVFILFSLITAMFYLYYEQHYQTRQLGAFVMLVISAAVGFLMWYTVTRDAADIQPLVPALQSWWMKIHVPANFIGYGTFALSAMVASAYLLKSSGYLVDRLPDLEVLDDVMYKAISVGFAFFTVATILGALWAAEAWGGYWSWDPKETWALIVWLNYAAWLHMRLMTGLRGRPAAWWALVGLLVTTFAFLGVNMFLSGLHSYGKL